DNA from Biomphalaria glabrata chromosome 14, xgBioGlab47.1, whole genome shotgun sequence:
CAAATAGATTAATATATAATTGTAACTTTATGATAAAAGGCAAtactttactaaaaaaaaaactaatgaatATTGAACAAGTATCAATggaattgttttgttattacttttttttttaaagaaatctaattttttttctttcgttgtTGTTCTTGAGATTTGTTATCATATGatgtaagaaaagaaaatatttgctTGTTCACTAtcagaaatattttatcaaaatgtGATGTTTGTATTGCACTCATCAGACTACCTAGGTCTACATGTATTTAGTCACATGAATGATGACCAGAATAGAAACATGAAATATAGGCAAGTATTGAGCATTCTAAGGGCTAAATGTGACATCCCACAACCATGTCAACTTTTTGTCTGAGCAAATGTTGAGTCTGTACATGAACATTCCAAAGTAGAATTATTAGAGACTTATCTATGGTGTGTCTACAAAGTTTGCTACACTCTCTACTGCTTGCAGTCTGATGAACTTGTTGGGTCTAGGCTCAAAGAGGCTATTGCTTACATCTCCTAAACAAGAACCTGTGAGGGTAAGATGGTGAACCTAGCAGCAAGTCTCTTCACTACTCACTTTTGGACAGAATTATCTGCAGTGTGATTTGTGGCTCAGTGCTTTGGGCCCAGGCTATTAAACTGTTTTCTGTTCCTCCATCTGTCTAGATTCATTTGCTTTtatctgtcccccccccccccctccgtctGCAGTCTTATTGTGACACATGCTTCCTGGATGTAGCTATTTACCTCAGCCTCTAGGCTTATGGTTCAGTTCTGTGCATGTATATAGGTCAAAATTTATTTGATAAGAATCTGCTGTTGCTTTATCTCCCCTTGTATGTCTCTGTTTGTGAATggtattgtttgtttctttagtgTTAAACATGTAGTCACTTGTAGTGTACTACCATAAGTTAGActgttttgaaaataatttgaaattgTAGTTACTTTATAGTTTAGAGATGCAAAATCAGTTCAATTACAGCAAGTCTAATGATGGAGAAATCcatcattttatttcaatgtataCAAAGGTCATTTAAAGATGTGGATAGAACACTTATCCAAAACGTCTTCTACATTGTTTATAGATCTGTTGCAATGACTTTGAGAGTAATCAGCAAGAAGAAATGAACACCAGCACTCATTGTTGATATCTACAAGAATGTTTTCAGACATCTTTCTGCAGTTTTCATTTAAGTTGCTGACAAACAAATTTACTACGTAGCTACATATTGGACTTTTCTTTCTTACGACTATTTAGAATGTCAGAGTGTTTCCAGTCCATGCTTAAGAAACTGATTGACTAgtttcaaaacaaatatgttattTTGTCTAGTGAACCAACTAAGGTGTGAAGATCCACTGTGTCCTCTCTAGCATTGGAACAGAAATACAAATATCTGTCAACATGTTCCCTTTTTATTGTATATATAACCTGATGGTTCAAGTTTTCTTCTATGTGTTTCATTTCTAGTCTTTTGGTTCTTAGACTGTCCTGACCTCAATGATTCACTATTTGTTgcctattttgtgtttttttttggggtattTATATTAAACACATTTGTGCAATGGCAACTATATTAGTATCTTTAGAAATGTTTTGGATTGtcatggtttttttttgtttgcttgttgTCTGCAATGTTTGAGTGCAAAACATCTGCCCTATTTATACTTTCTCAATGAGCTTATATCTGCATTTTGCTTTTTTCAGAATGTTTTCAAGAAACTTTTCTGcttcaaactttgtttttatctgGAACCTAAagagtcacttttttttatctgtaaCCTAAAGAGTCACTTTGTTTCTATCTGGAACCTAAAGAGTCACTTTGTTTCTATCTGGAACCTAAAGAGTCACTTTGTTTTTATCTGGAACCTAAAGAGTCACTTTGTTTCTATCTGGAACCTAAAGAGTCACTTTGTTTTTATCTGGAACCTAAAGAGTCGTTTTGTTTTTATCTGGAACCTAAAGAGTCACTTTGTTTCTATCTGGAACCTAAAGAGTCACTTTGTTTTTATCTGGAACCTAAAGAGTCACTTTGTTTTTATCTGGAACCTAAAGAGTCACTTTGTTTTTATCTGGAACCTAAAGAGTCACTTTGTTTTTATCTGGAACCTAAAGAGTCACTTTGTTTCTATCTGGAACCTAAAGAGTCACTTTGTTTCTATCTGGAACCTAAAGAGTCACTTTGTTTTTATCTGGAACCTAAAGAGTCACTTTGTTTTTATCTGGAATCTAAAGAGTCACTTTGTTTCTATCTGGAACCTAAAGAGTCACTTTGTTTCTATCTGGAACCTAAAGAGTCACTTTGTTTCTATCTGGAACCTAAAGAGTCACTTTGTTTTTATCTGGAACCTAAAGAGTCACTTTGTTTCTATCTGGAACCTAAAGAGTCACTTTGTTTTTATCTGGAACCTAAAGAGTCACTTTGTTTCTATCTGGAACCTAAAGAGTCACTTTGTTTTTATCTGGAACCTAAAGAGTcactttgtttatatttctgtCCCCAACTTTCTGTCACACTTCCAAGATCTGGTCATTAGTAGCCATGAAATTGTGTGTTGATGCTCTGAAATCAATTAGAATTGACATCACAAAGTGTTCTAACATTTGAAGTGTTTTCATTGACACATTTTAATCCCCTTCAGTTTGGGACAACAAATTAAACTTTGACCTTAAATACCATTACAGCAatatcaaatgttttttttttgttagaaaaatgaATGTTAACAAAACTTTAGTTTTATCAAgtaaatttacaaaataaaaaaaaattgtgatgaCTCCAGATGAAAATACTTCAaagaaagtaacaaaaaatatttgccAATTAgacttaaaaacaaattatttttttgcacCATTTCTTGACCATCTTCACATTTTGACTTTGAAGACTGTGTGCTTTCCTGTCAACTTATTTTCTGCACTGTTTCTTCTTTCGTCAGTCTGTGCCATTTTCTAAACAAGTCAGATGCTTCTTTACATAGCTGTGTACTGAAGTCCTGTCTTCTCAAATTTCATCTCCTGAAATGGCTTGAAAATAAGTCACAGAGTGAAATTATGGGCAGTAACAACTTTGTGAACTGTGTGTCAATCAGTGAATTGGGCAATGTAATACTTGAGCCTCTCAAGTAGGTCATTACCAATGCTCAAGATTGATAcctacttaattttttttttacccttctACTGAAAAGGTGTCAGTTGGAGATGTTGAGCTTGTTGTCATGTCAAAATGAAGTGTTTGACCTGTTTCTCAGAGTCCACTATTTTCTTGGTCCTCTCCTTGACATTTCCCCACAAGTTGCTGAGTTGATATAACTTTGGTAagttaaatataagaaaaaaaacaacattgagcTTTTATATCATTTTGTAAACCTTAATCTTTCAAGTCCTTTTATCTTTTgatgtaattattatttagaaTAGAATTGTTTCTTTGTGACACTCTAAGGCACAGGCCTTGTTTTATCCTGTTTGTTGAATCAACAATGTGTTGATGTGGGAATGTCAACCAGGTATGTTTCATATTTCTGTCCTGTTCCAGTATTTAGAAGTCTAATATGACTTTGTTGTACTATGTGATTGAATAACTCTGCCTGCTTTAGACTTCTGGCAAACATCTGATAACCTAATGCTACAAGTTCTATGTTATGTGACAAAAGATTAATGCATGCCTCATGCCAAGTCATTTCCATTTCACTTACACATTTAGCTGCACTACACAGAACAACTAGTTAACTCTTTAACCACAAGATAGTCATAATGTTTGAATGTGTCACGCCTGGCCAAAGTTTTCACTGTCTTGATGATGTGTTTGAATTTTTGAATGTGTCATGCCTGGCCAAGTTTTCACTCTCTTGGTGTGGTGTTTAAATGTGTCATGCCTGGCCAAGTTTTCACTCTCTTGGTAATGTGTTTAAATGTGTCATGCCTGGCCAAGTTTTCACTCTCCTGGTAATGTGTTTAAATGTGTCATGCCTGGCCAAGTTTTCACTCTCCTGGTAATGTGTTTGAATGTGTCATGTCTGGCCAAGTTTTCATCATTGTTAGCTTGACTCTGAACCACATAATGGTGAACACATTCAATTCTCAATAAGAAATTTGTTTGATCAATATATGAAATccatttctggtttgttttgtAACTTAAACTAATGTCCTATGATTGTCCTAAGAATGTCCTAATGGTTGTCCAATTGATGTGTTTTGGTATAGAAGGAATGAGACAATACACACACTGTTGAGGGATGTTTGGTTCAATGTGTTGGAGGAGTCAGACTAAACCAGTCAGGGGGGACAACTGAGTTACCACACTGGTGAAAaaggacaattttttttcccctagcAAGCTATTGTGACTAATCAGTTATTTTTACTGGAGAATTTCACTCCTGGGAGGATAACTTGAAAAATGTACCCCTGGAAGGTTGTTTAGTGTCTGACCCTCAGTGTCTAAGAGACAGTGTCTTGAAGACTTAGTCAAAGCCAATGTTACAGTTTGTCACAGTCAATGTTACAGTTTATGTCAATGTAAGTCAATGTTACAGTTAATGTCAGTGTCTTCATATTCTCATGGATGTAAGTGTCTGTGTGTGCCTGAGTAACATCTATGTGATACTCCAAATAGAATCTCGTCAAGCTGTTTACTCCCTATTACTCTACTTGATGGTTTTCCTCTAATGTTCGTCCATGTTCTATTCTGCTTTTTATTTCAAGAGGTCCATAATTTAGCTCTAAACTTTGTTGACATTggttttattattgattttattgttgttatttgaCACTTATTTATGATTCCATCACATTTTCTTGTACATGCCATTATTGTCTGTGAATACAAAGTAGCCACTGTTTTGAAAAGAATTTGATTCAAATCGTAGTTACTTTATAGTTCAGAGATGCAAATGTTAGGAAAATATGACACAACTTAAATAACAATAGAGAACGAACTTATTTTTTGTTCGAGTCTATAGTTTTTCTATTACGCAAAAGTATTTGAACGAAGAAAAAATGAGATTGTCATATTACATATCTCAAGCTGACTAGATTTCTTTAGTTTACTCTTTGTCAGCTGAGCTGTAGTCAACATTCCTAGAGATGATTACTCTCTGTTGTTTCAAGTCTTATTTGTATTCACTCGTTCGCTAATCTGATGGCATcgccttgtttttaatgatacaTTGCCTTGATTTGTTTTAATGCTTTGAAATTTATACATCTTGCTTGGATGATGTTAAACTCACCTGTTCATCAGCTGTATTATTAGAGGACATAACATGAAATGGCATGTCATCAGCTGTATTATTAAAGGACTTAACATGAAATGGCATGTCATCAGCTGTATTCTTAAAGGACTTAACATGAAATGGCATGTCATCAGCTGTATTCTTAAAGGACTTAACATGAAATGGCATGTCATCAGCTGTATTATTAAAGGACATAACATGAAATGGCATGTCACCAGCTGTATTATTAAAGGACATAACATGAAATGGCATGTCATCAGCTGTCCCATCACTTTATTTCCTGACCTTTGAGTAGCAGGCTGTTATCATCAGGTAGTGTGTTAGGTTGTAGGCAAGTTGAACATTTgtaacttttgtgtgtgtgtgctcctTTTTAATACGTTGTAAAATCGCTCAGGTCATTATGACATTCTAGACCTACATGTTATATGTCGCTATGAGGGTATGTTGTATGATTAGTATTAGCTGTACCAAATAGTGATAGCTATTTATGTCAAGGTCACAAAGTCCTAAGCCTGCGGCTATTGTATTCCACCTTGTCCATCCCACTTCATAATATTTGTGtatagaactttttttgttttgttttgactaTGTCCTTGAATAGAACATTTCATGAATGTTCTGTGTAGAACAATGGGACTTGCGCTTtgttgatccaaactaaattaGACGATGATCTAGAATAAAACCATGAAatcaagtttcttttttttgttttgtttgttgcgATATCTGTGggcgggagtgtctctccaaattAGGGCTTCcgcagccacatgaaaaagtgttcgagatgcaCCATAGTCGTTCTGAAGGGGGCCAACACACTTTTGTGACCAGGTCTTGGCGTACATCTTTCTACAGCACTTATAGAAAAGGTGTTCCCTGGACTAACATTTGTTGTccattttcattattattttatttgtacaatGGTCCAATCACTTCTCAATAGAGACTTTTTTCTCAAAATGAAGGCGAATTCCTAAAGACCTaactgtttggtgtatccggtacGCAGAACGTTGCGATGCATTTTGTGTTCACTTTTTGGAACTGAGAAGCAAATTGAAAATGGATtgtgtaaagaaagaaaagaaatgatgTGCCTAACTTTTAATTGGAACAGTTTCTATTGGGAGTCTCTTCAGCAATCCTCTGGTCTAGTTTTTGTTTTGGAGACACATCTAGTCGTAGATTGAAAACATTGCCGGACATAAATTTATCGTAGATGCCTTCATGAGaccctggtcgtgcggtatgcgcgctggaatGTCGTTCTGTTGTCTCGATGGTACAGGGTTCACACCCTGCTAGCTGCTACCCCCGGTCGTCCTGTGTAAGATTTGAACTAGGACGTAAAAATCtcaaactctgaaggaacatccgaaacatttcaCATTTTGACCCGCTGTTAACAAGTCATGTCGACCTGACAGATTGACCATTTGAGACTTTGATACAGATAGAATGTCGGAATAGTTATGAATATTAGAACCAAAGGATTTGTCTATTCACGTGAAGACATCACAAGGAAGGATGAGTTCATTGTGGACAGAGACAAAGATTATTGTTGGACAGTTGTACTTGATGTGAAACCTATTTCCTAGGGGAATGAccgcaagcttttttttttttttttttgggggggggggggggtaggagtCGAACGAGCAAGCAGAAGTTTTGGTCCTTGGCTCTTTTCTTTTCAACGCACCACTACATGAGCCGTAAAGGAAGTGGGAATTTAGTTCTGCATTATGTTTCTACCATGGTACcctgtggctagcacaatgaaTGATGGAATGTATTTTCGTAAAGAAATGTTTACCCTATTTTTATCATTCattcatacaaacatataaataACTTACTTAATGCGCAACACGGAATGTGTAGAGAAGGTAACTTTATTTCGTTATCGGTGTGATTAGTAAATAATCAGGTCAACAGGTCAGAATGGATATAAATAAAGTACATAAAACTGAAAACAAATCGATCTTGATAGAACAGgattaaaattcaaaataaagttTCACTTCTGGTAGTAGATAAATTCTTAAGCCTCTAATCCAGTGTGTCATGTCTTGAGTAGTCAGTAGGCAGGGCTGTTCAACTTAGATCCTGTCACAGAGGGCGGCCTTGAAGTGGCATTTGTCCACTGCTGGGCTCTCTTTCAGACGAcggcagctgaaaaaaaaaatcaggccattgttgttgttttattttatgtatagATGTCACGTGCTTCAACAACAATAATGATGACGTCATCGCGGTGTCAAACTTTAAATATAACGGGACTCGCGAATAGTTGAATATTCGATTGATACGTAACCGAATATTCTTATTTAGATCTGTTGATTACTTTGATTGGACTTTGTATGATGTGTTTTCAAAGACATTTTGTGTCGAGAATGGTTGATGCCATTAAAATCTATGTAGTGTCACTTAGTGTTTGAAAATGTCATAATTGAAACAAGTTGTATTCAAACAAATAGTCAACTTCAGAAAACACGCCCACTTCTGGAGTAGGTAAAACTTTAGTGCAGAGGTTCACgataatgtcaaggacgctaaaatTTGTTCAGTGTTACCAACTAAGTCAAAGCtacaaatgaaagaaataagaTAACAAGATTCTAAAAGGTCCACAAAAATAATCCTttaactttattaaaaaaaaacacctagctTATCAGCACTTTATGTTTCGTACACCGGATAGGCCAAAAAGTTTTGCTGTTTGTGGATTGGCCTCGCTATCTAAAAATGTCCAGTTAGAAATGTGtgtttcaaatacaaaagtttccctttcagaccttccgatctatggagcagatgatgttaaggtcatctgtttatgtggccaacggttaacgagcagggtgtcatgtggccatcacaacgaccaactgcctttactttccccaactaaagtcaggtacccattagagttgggtggactcaggggcgacctaaaaatcccgaaattcaaaatcgcagttttcaccgagattggaacccaggatcccaggttcggaagccgagcgcttaaccactcgcGCCCCCTGTGTTTCAAAtagagataaaacaaaactgtaACTAAAAGAATGTCAGTTTCagatttataaaatacaatgaaaaaaTGTTCTCATGTTTGTTTAATTTGCGTAATGTAATGCAGTGAAAAACTAATTCGCACTTCGACCCTGAATGCTGAATATGTGATATTGGTATATATTTTCGTTTAAAGCACAGataatgtttttaaacaatAGCTATCAATTCAATTTGATAGGTGAGATGACTATCAGAACTGAGTTAAATCTACGAGGATGTAAGTTGGTTAGTTCAATGAAAATCTTCCTGATTctgtaaattaattttaattacaatttaaatAGAAGGAGAAGAAAATGGTGAAGCAAGGGACTTAATCGTGTCAAAATTGTGTTTTCAGTGCTTTCAATTAGATTGTCTTTCTTGCATTTCTTAAAAAAGAGGTTCCCATCTTTATGTTTACTTACGCCTCCTGATCCTTGTCACAATAAGCCTGAACGCAATCCTTGAAGGTTGTCACTATGTTCACGTTGTTGGCCGCGAAGCAGTGTTTGACAGGGCTTCTGGTCAGAATAGGGCCGCATGTCTTAATGGCATCCACTTTCTCAGCATTTCTGCACTTGGCAAAGCTGATGGAGATGTCGTCGCACTCGTCTTTGATAGGTTCAGGGCTGTGGGTCAGATCAAACTTAGGCTACAAATCTTGATAAATATAAAGCATAATATTGTTAGGCTTATGATTTgaatatgtaaatttaaaatatctcaGCACAGGAATGTCTCTTGCATGTGCCGTGAAAACCATTCTAAGTACTAGGGGAAAAAAGTTGTGCTAAAGTGCCACCAGTGGGGAAGGAAGACAAGACTAATTAAAATACCAGCTAatggttaaaataaataaatgatgatatattttaataagtaaAACTATATTGCTATAGGCTAGTGAATGACTTAGACACatgttaaaattaaatctaaatgCTAATGACGTTACATAATTCGAATAAAGCCTATAAACCaaaaaataacacacacacacacacaaaatatcaGGTTAATCATTGAtccgtttgattgtcaaaagagctgagcctaaggctcttcgaactctaggcgtgtaagcctgcttgaacaaaaccgttctgtctggaagaggtccaagtcaatgtctatgtaaagcattgctatttctgATATACccggcactccgggcgcatggactagaatgcatggccgaagaccgagtacaccgggaatccccgccattttcctatgttttaTCAAggtaaccgtgcaggactcacCATTAGTGTAATGGTctcttgaggaacggcgcatggagtatcgacagggacgtggaagctctctttcaactccagacacatttgtagtttttttaaattgtgggCATTGTAATGATTGCAACCtcaaaaaaatatcttaaattGTCTTCTACCTTTTATCTTCACATCTGTTAATAAGGCAAGTCTGTAGCACTACTATAGTGTCATTGATACAATACATCTTTAGTaggaagtgttgtttttttttgtaatatctaGGTTTATGTTTATTAGCTTAACCAATTTCTAAATGTAAAAGCGTTGCCACTTAATTCTTCTTTATAGTAATGACCCAACAATCGACAGTGAAGGCCACCCGAAAATGCACGTACTTATAGCAATGACCTAACTGGTGGAGACGCCCTTGAAAGTACACGTACTTATAGCAATGACCCAACTGATGGAGACGCCATGGAAAGTGCTTTTTACTTACTCAACTCTGAGTACGTTACTGATATCTTTGTGTCCAGCCACCATGACAGACAACAGCTTCAGCTCGATGGAGTTGTAAGGAGTGTTTTTGTAGTTCACATTCAGATTGCAGATGTTGCCTGAAGCGACTGTGCCGACGATCTGGTTCTTTGGGGCTATGACACAGATACCAGGTGTGTAGGACTACATTGGGAAGACCAACAAAAAATACTCGTGAAAAGataatacttaattaatatCGACACAGgaaatattgtcaatgttttgttcATCAATAAAGTTCATATTTTCGGCTTTTTTTGTTGATATACCCATCTAAGGGGGATAACtagagaaatattttcatcTTGGTGTTACTGGCGTAGAGAAATGAAGAAGTTTTTTAGGCTACGTAATTTATAAGGATACGATCATTTTAGCATTATTCAATTAAATGTACTACAAGATCTTTGGCTTGTAGCACAGGATAATTTGTGTTATTTAGTAGCAGCATCGATctatacatattacatataGCGTGCTGCCTGGgtattgtttagtttatgtagtgattcaaaaatttttacaaatcacgTTTAACTTTACCTGAAGAACTGTGCTGTTGACTGGAGATCTGAAAATAATTTGTCCACCGCAGCCTGAAATGGACCATCTCTTCTGGAAGAAATCATAGCCCATGTTGAACTCTTGATTGGCCATAAATACTTGAGAGCTTTTACCTTGTCCCATATCAGTGTAGGTTCTGGTCTAAAAacaccaagaaaaaaaatgtaattttaaaacacatatataaatatcaaAAGCTATAAAATTGAGACTAAGTAACGAAACATGTGTGAAGTTGTGAACTAGCTCAAAAGATCCAAAACAGACTGACCTGTGGGTCATAGACTTTAGTACTGATGAGTTTCAAAACTTTCTCTTCTGTGCCGATTTTGATCCTAATACCAAGATGGTCATTATACTGAGCATATCTGTGAGGTAGCAGTTCAAATCATTGTAGGTTTCAATCAAAGCAATTAACCTTACAGGGAACGTGAAAGCTAAGGAATGCAATGTCTAAGTTAGGCGGTTGATGTCGAAGTGAAAAGCCTAACCCTAGAGAGTTTTGAAGAAAATCTCATTGGGTCTAGACAGAGGGTGTGAGATTGTGAAAGAGTTATCAGTGAGGTACCGATGATTGAAACAGAAAAGAGGGATTGTGTGACAAGTAATTTCAATATCTTTAACATTAGTCTATAAAGAGCCCATGTAACTTGCTGTTGTAAATTTCCCATGTAATGTTACGGAGAAACTGGGGTATGAGCGTCTATTTCGTGTGTTATCGTACAGATTGGTTTCTCt
Protein-coding regions in this window:
- the LOC106073064 gene encoding uncharacterized protein LOC106073064, whose amino-acid sequence is MQVLLCATVFFAVAFTSLAAPPKGDNPRGKCVREASLNATTQRCHCIDGFKGDGDLCCTQQTSGLCILRDDPELKSARHMTAWINFPCTYSVAKVSSPVGNLACELEIFAAGNFIEYAQYNDHLGIRIKIGTEEKVLKLISTKVYDPQTRTYTDMGQGKSSQVFMANQEFNMGYDFFQKRWSISGCGGQIIFRSPVNSTVLQSYTPGICVIAPKNQIVGTVASGNICNLNVNYKNTPYNSIELKLLSVMVAGHKDISNVLRVDPEPIKDECDDISISFAKCRNAEKVDAIKTCGPILTRSPVKHCFAANNVNIVTTFKDCVQAYCDKDQEACRRLKESPAVDKCHFKAALCDRI